A genomic stretch from Acropora palmata chromosome 13, jaAcrPala1.3, whole genome shotgun sequence includes:
- the LOC141864644 gene encoding putative skeletal organic matrix protein 5 has product MGAARFLVQVTMLLAVKAALSAATNTTRMQANPAANTCSQAPTNNCHCQCELRPDSSTAIAVNALEDKIDQLIALVNRTTPRQSAPVAPISSCKEQFGKNNSSPSQVYELTFGSQVVPVYCHMGNFGCGNGGWTLAMKMDGTKTTFHYDSLLWSAQSSYNPAAGKTGFDMLETKLPTYWSTPFDKVCLGMRVGGQQLNFVVLSMTANSLFSLIADGRYRATSLGRNTWKSLIGAQASLQRNCNREGFNVRSGYRRNSKARIGIVGNQENNCMSCDSRIGFGTGGIPDNSNSCGNHAIQSGDNGRKRIETMGYILVQ; this is encoded by the exons ATGGGTGCCGCTCGATTCCTTGTTCAAGTAACTATGCTTCTTGCAGTTAAAGCTGCATTATCCGCAGCTACTAACACGACCAGAATGCAGGCGAATCCAGCTGCAAACACTTGCAGTCAGGCACCGACAAATAACTGCCATTGCCAATGCGAACTTCGTCCAGATTCGAGCACTGCCATTGCTGTCAATGCTCTTGAAGATAAAATAGACCAACTCATTGCCCTTGTTAACAGGACAACTCCTAGACAATCTGCACCAG TTGCACCTATTTCCTCCTGCAAAGAACAGTTTGGCAAGAACAA CTCCTCACCGAGTCAAGTCTACGAGCTCACGTTTGGCTCACAAGTAGTTCCTGTCTACTGTCACATGGGAAACTTTGGATGTGGCAATGGAGGATGGACGCTGGCCATGAAAATGGATGGAACAAAG ACAACATTCCACTATGATTCTCTTCTCTGGAGTGCTCAATCCAGTTATAATCCAGCAGCAGGCAAAACTGGCTTTGACATGCTAGAAACTAAACTGCCGACCTACTGGAGTACACCATTTGACAAAGTGTGCCTCGGCATGAGGGTCGGCGGCCAGCAGTTGAACTTCGTGGTTCTTAGCATGACCGCCAATTCTCTTTTCTCGCTGATCGCTGACGGTCGCTACCGTGCCACGTCTTTGGGTCGGAATACGTGGAAGTCCCTCATTGGTGCTCAGGCATCTTTGCAAAGGAACTGCAATAGAGAAGGGTTCAACGTCAGGTCTGGTTATAGGAGGAATTCAAAGGCAAGAATCGGTATTGTTGGAAATCAGGAGAATAATTGCATGTCGTGTGATTCCAGGATTGGGTTTGGCACTGGTGGTATCCCTGATAATTCTAACTCTTGCGGAAATCATGCGATTCAGTCGGGCGACAATGGAAGGAAAAGAATCGAAACAATGGGATATATATTGGTCCAGTAA
- the LOC141864645 gene encoding putative skeletal organic matrix protein 5 isoform X2 has product MGAARFLVQVATFLLVEPGGSAPAPMWQPNSTARKSCSQASINNCSCICELSPASTTANAVSALEDKIDQVIALANRTTPRHSAPVASISSCKEQFDKNNSSPSQVYELTFGSEVVPVYCHMGNFGCGNGGWTLAMKMDGTKTTFLYDSDLWSARFSYNPAAGKTGFDMLETKLPTYWSTPFHKVCLGMRVSQQLNFVVLSVTANSLFSLIADGRYRPTSLGPNTWKSLIGARASLARIGFGTGGLPDHTNSCGNDAQPSADNGWKRIETMGYILVQ; this is encoded by the exons ATGGGTGCTGCTCGATTCCTTGTGCAAGTAGCTACTTTTCTTTTAGTTGAACCTGGAGGATCTGCACCTGCTCCCATGTGGCAGCCAAATTCAACTGCACGCAAGTCTTGCAGTCAGGCATCGATAAACAACTGCAGTTGCATATGCGAACTAAGTCCAGCCTCGACCACTGCCAATGCTGTCAGTGCTCTTGAAGATAAAATAGATCAAGTCATTGCTCTTGCTAACAGGACAACCCCTAGACATTCTGCACCAG TTGCTTCTATTTCCTCCTGCAAGGAGCAGTTTGACAAGAACAA CTCCTCACCGAGTCAAGTCTACGAGCTCACGTTTGGCTCAGAAGTGGTTCCTGTCTACTGTCACATGGGAAACTTTGGATGTGGCAATGGAGGATGGACGCTGGCCATGAAAATGGATGGAACAAAG ACAACATTCCTGTATGATTCTGATCTCTGGAGTGCTCGATTCAGTTATAATCCAGCAGCAGGCAAAACTGGCTTTGACATGCTAGAAACTAAACTGCCGACCTACTGGAGTACACCTTTTCACAAAGTGTGCCTCGGCATGAGGGTCAGCCAGCAGTTGAACTTCGTGGTTCTTAGCGTGACCGCCAATTCTCTTTTCTCACTGATCGCTGACGGTCGCTACCGTCCAACGTCTTTGGGTCCGAACACGTGGAAGTCCCTCATTGGTGCTCGGGCATCTTTGGCAAG GATTGGATTTGGCACTGGTGGTTTACCTGATCACACTAACTCTTGCGGAAATGATGCGCAACCGTCGGCTGACAATGGATGGAAAAGAATCGAAACAATGGGATATATATTGGTCCAGTAA
- the LOC141864645 gene encoding putative skeletal organic matrix protein 5 isoform X1, whose protein sequence is MGAARFLVQVATFLLVEPGGSAPAPMWQPNSTARKSCSQASINNCSCICELSPASTTANAVSALEDKIDQVIALANRTTPRHSAPVASISSCKEQFDKNNSSPSQVYELTFGSEVVPVYCHMGNFGCGNGGWTLAMKMDGTKTTFLYDSDLWSARFSYNPAAGKTGFDMLETKLPTYWSTPFHKVCLGMRVSQQLNFVVLSVTANSLFSLIADGRYRPTSLGPNTWKSLIGARASLARYCNREGFNARSGRNWNARVRIGVLGNQERNCILCNSRIGFGTGGLPDHTNSCGNDAQPSADNGWKRIETMGYILVQ, encoded by the exons ATGGGTGCTGCTCGATTCCTTGTGCAAGTAGCTACTTTTCTTTTAGTTGAACCTGGAGGATCTGCACCTGCTCCCATGTGGCAGCCAAATTCAACTGCACGCAAGTCTTGCAGTCAGGCATCGATAAACAACTGCAGTTGCATATGCGAACTAAGTCCAGCCTCGACCACTGCCAATGCTGTCAGTGCTCTTGAAGATAAAATAGATCAAGTCATTGCTCTTGCTAACAGGACAACCCCTAGACATTCTGCACCAG TTGCTTCTATTTCCTCCTGCAAGGAGCAGTTTGACAAGAACAA CTCCTCACCGAGTCAAGTCTACGAGCTCACGTTTGGCTCAGAAGTGGTTCCTGTCTACTGTCACATGGGAAACTTTGGATGTGGCAATGGAGGATGGACGCTGGCCATGAAAATGGATGGAACAAAG ACAACATTCCTGTATGATTCTGATCTCTGGAGTGCTCGATTCAGTTATAATCCAGCAGCAGGCAAAACTGGCTTTGACATGCTAGAAACTAAACTGCCGACCTACTGGAGTACACCTTTTCACAAAGTGTGCCTCGGCATGAGGGTCAGCCAGCAGTTGAACTTCGTGGTTCTTAGCGTGACCGCCAATTCTCTTTTCTCACTGATCGCTGACGGTCGCTACCGTCCAACGTCTTTGGGTCCGAACACGTGGAAGTCCCTCATTGGTGCTCGGGCATCTTTGGCAAGGTACTGCAATAGAGAAGGGTTCAACGCCAGGTCTGGTCGTAATTGGAATGCTAGGGTAAGAATCGGTGTACTTGGAAATCAGGAGAGAAATTGTATTTTGTGTAATTCCAGGATTGGATTTGGCACTGGTGGTTTACCTGATCACACTAACTCTTGCGGAAATGATGCGCAACCGTCGGCTGACAATGGATGGAAAAGAATCGAAACAATGGGATATATATTGGTCCAGTAA
- the LOC141864641 gene encoding uncharacterized protein LOC141864641 isoform X1, translating to MKIISRLFVVIRLIHSRHRFLVDMSDANDPNATPGKEKGPDFQENMKEMLASALADVREDILNSVHEAVDFKFNEWAEGMDNNEANYDDTPFDSGLDVNSLMQNVITPNSTLYKEQSDLQATPEETASKSGQSTEKSCLEDLVAEFNPEKATGPPISEKLAVLTNGLLKEGLSKDQISTTNQKYLKPKNCPFLEAPKVNNLLWNQLKQEPKNLDTSLQKGQGFLMSALYAMITVCNDLAQNHNDVKSLTTLTHALVLGLSANRQVNLARRDLLRPHLNKPYQSLCNPSTPITSYLFGDDLNKQVDDLTKANKIGHKVQGPSTKPRYHPYGSSSRARGRGYRQNYLGRGRGSNYTPGARKGPFLGSGRGGPPQRRTR from the coding sequence atgaaaattattagCCGCTTATTCGTTGTAATACGGCTTATTCATTCAAGACATCGTTTTCTTGTAGACATGTCTGATGCTAACGACCCAAATGCCACGCCCGGTAAAGAAAAGGGCCCTGATTTTCAGGAGAACATGAAAGAAATGCTTGCTTCTGCTTTGGCAGATGTCAGAGAAGATATTCTGAACTCAGTACATGAAGCcgttgatttcaaatttaatgaaTGGGCAGAAGGCATGGACAACAATGAAGCTAATTATGACGACACGCCATTTGACTCTGGTTTAGATGTAAATTCCTTGATGCAAAATGTTATCACGCCTAACAGTACGCTTTACAAAGAGCAAAGTGATTTGCAAGCCACGCCTGAAGAAACAGCATCTAAGAGCGGTCAATCGACTGAAAAGTCATGTCTTGAAGATTTGGTAGCGGAATTTAATCCTGAAAAAGCTACCGGTCCTCCCATTTCTGAAAAATTGGCTGTATTGACAAACGGTTTGTTAAAGGAAGGACTGTCCAAAGATCAAATTTCTACGACCAATCAGAAATACCTGAAACCTAAGAATTGCCCCTTCCTAGAGGCTCCCAAAGTCAATAATCTGTTATGGAATCAATTGAAGCAAGAACCCAAAAATCTTGACACGAGTTTGCAAAAAGGGCAAGGGTTCTTGATGTCAGCCTTGTATGCTATGATAACAGTCTGCAATGATTTGGCGCAAAATCATAATGATGTAAAAAGCCTTACTACTTTGACTCACGCTTTGGTGTTGGGTCTTTCTGCAAACAGACAGGTAAATTTAGCTCGACGAGATCTACTGAGACCTCATCTGAATAAGCCATATCAGTCCTTGTGCAACCCTTCCACACCCATAACTTCCTACTTGTTTGGAGATGatttaaataaacaagtaGATGATTTAACCAAAGCCAATAAGATTGGACATAAAGTTCAAGGTCCATCTACAAAACCACGTTACCATCCGTATGGATCAAGTTCGAGAGCACGTGGTCGGGGATACCGGCAGAATTACCTTGGGCGTGGTCGTGGCTCCAATTATACTCCAGGGGCAAGGAAAGGGCCTTTTTTAGGCTCAGGCCGGGGCGGCCCACCTCAGAGACGGACAAGATAA
- the LOC141864641 gene encoding uncharacterized protein LOC141864641 isoform X2, whose translation MSDANDPNATPGKEKGPDFQENMKEMLASALADVREDILNSVHEAVDFKFNEWAEGMDNNEANYDDTPFDSGLDVNSLMQNVITPNSTLYKEQSDLQATPEETASKSGQSTEKSCLEDLVAEFNPEKATGPPISEKLAVLTNGLLKEGLSKDQISTTNQKYLKPKNCPFLEAPKVNNLLWNQLKQEPKNLDTSLQKGQGFLMSALYAMITVCNDLAQNHNDVKSLTTLTHALVLGLSANRQVNLARRDLLRPHLNKPYQSLCNPSTPITSYLFGDDLNKQVDDLTKANKIGHKVQGPSTKPRYHPYGSSSRARGRGYRQNYLGRGRGSNYTPGARKGPFLGSGRGGPPQRRTR comes from the coding sequence ATGTCTGATGCTAACGACCCAAATGCCACGCCCGGTAAAGAAAAGGGCCCTGATTTTCAGGAGAACATGAAAGAAATGCTTGCTTCTGCTTTGGCAGATGTCAGAGAAGATATTCTGAACTCAGTACATGAAGCcgttgatttcaaatttaatgaaTGGGCAGAAGGCATGGACAACAATGAAGCTAATTATGACGACACGCCATTTGACTCTGGTTTAGATGTAAATTCCTTGATGCAAAATGTTATCACGCCTAACAGTACGCTTTACAAAGAGCAAAGTGATTTGCAAGCCACGCCTGAAGAAACAGCATCTAAGAGCGGTCAATCGACTGAAAAGTCATGTCTTGAAGATTTGGTAGCGGAATTTAATCCTGAAAAAGCTACCGGTCCTCCCATTTCTGAAAAATTGGCTGTATTGACAAACGGTTTGTTAAAGGAAGGACTGTCCAAAGATCAAATTTCTACGACCAATCAGAAATACCTGAAACCTAAGAATTGCCCCTTCCTAGAGGCTCCCAAAGTCAATAATCTGTTATGGAATCAATTGAAGCAAGAACCCAAAAATCTTGACACGAGTTTGCAAAAAGGGCAAGGGTTCTTGATGTCAGCCTTGTATGCTATGATAACAGTCTGCAATGATTTGGCGCAAAATCATAATGATGTAAAAAGCCTTACTACTTTGACTCACGCTTTGGTGTTGGGTCTTTCTGCAAACAGACAGGTAAATTTAGCTCGACGAGATCTACTGAGACCTCATCTGAATAAGCCATATCAGTCCTTGTGCAACCCTTCCACACCCATAACTTCCTACTTGTTTGGAGATGatttaaataaacaagtaGATGATTTAACCAAAGCCAATAAGATTGGACATAAAGTTCAAGGTCCATCTACAAAACCACGTTACCATCCGTATGGATCAAGTTCGAGAGCACGTGGTCGGGGATACCGGCAGAATTACCTTGGGCGTGGTCGTGGCTCCAATTATACTCCAGGGGCAAGGAAAGGGCCTTTTTTAGGCTCAGGCCGGGGCGGCCCACCTCAGAGACGGACAAGATAA